A region from the Sphingomonas brevis genome encodes:
- a CDS encoding YcgN family cysteine cluster protein, whose protein sequence is MNSGKAFWEKPLSSLDRGEWEALCDGCGRCCLHKLEDDETGELFPTNVACKLLDRRAGQCTDYPNRKKLVEDCVKLDPAKLDELEWLPTTCAYRLRWEGKPLPDWHYLISGSRESVHEAGQSTRGWTVSEVDAGDLEWHLVDRPL, encoded by the coding sequence ATGAATAGCGGAAAAGCCTTTTGGGAAAAGCCTTTGTCGTCGCTGGACCGCGGCGAGTGGGAGGCGCTGTGTGATGGCTGCGGGCGTTGCTGCCTGCACAAGCTCGAGGATGACGAGACGGGCGAGCTGTTTCCGACCAACGTCGCCTGCAAATTGCTCGACCGTCGGGCCGGCCAATGCACCGACTATCCCAATCGCAAGAAGCTGGTCGAAGATTGCGTAAAACTCGACCCGGCCAAGCTCGACGAACTTGAATGGCTGCCGACGACCTGCGCCTACCGGCTGCGCTGGGAAGGGAAGCCGCTGCCGGACTGGCACTATCTGATTTCCGGCAGCCGGGAGTCGGTGCATGAGGCAGGCCAGTCGACCCGCGGCTGGACGGTCAGCGAAGTCGATGCCGGCGATCTGGAATGGCATCTTGTCGACCGCCCGCTCTGA
- a CDS encoding M48 family metallopeptidase yields MPAIWNGILSTARSESLTVPELPWPIELRPHPRARAMRLRLDEAREKLLLTHPRRMSRKTALDWARGQRDWVQEQLTRLQPGEPFVPGAEIPFEGRSILLHWQPSLSRTPILSADVLACGGPQDAFAARIERFLRGEARRLLSDLTAEIARAAGVDVRSVAVGDASSRWGSCSSNGSIRYNWRLVLAPPHLLRWVVAHEVAHRRHMDHGPAFRTLEACLYGGDVPAARAELRALGPRLKRVGRRL; encoded by the coding sequence ATGCCGGCGATCTGGAATGGCATCTTGTCGACCGCCCGCTCTGAATCCCTGACCGTACCGGAACTGCCCTGGCCAATTGAGCTTCGCCCGCATCCGCGCGCCCGTGCCATGAGGCTGCGGCTCGACGAGGCGCGCGAAAAGCTGCTTCTGACACACCCCCGCCGGATGAGCCGCAAGACCGCGCTGGATTGGGCCCGGGGCCAGCGCGATTGGGTGCAGGAACAGCTGACCCGCCTTCAGCCGGGTGAACCCTTTGTCCCGGGCGCCGAAATTCCATTCGAAGGCCGCAGCATATTGCTGCACTGGCAACCCAGCCTTTCGCGAACCCCGATACTGTCCGCCGACGTCCTGGCGTGCGGCGGCCCGCAAGATGCGTTTGCGGCAAGGATCGAACGCTTCTTGCGCGGCGAAGCGCGGCGCTTGCTGAGCGACCTAACGGCCGAGATCGCCCGCGCCGCGGGAGTCGATGTGAGATCGGTCGCAGTCGGCGACGCATCGAGCCGGTGGGGAAGCTGCTCGTCCAATGGGTCGATCCGCTACAATTGGCGTCTGGTCCTGGCCCCGCCGCACCTGTTGCGCTGGGTCGTGGCGCACGAGGTCGCTCACCGCCGCCACATGGACCATGGCCCGGCCTTCCGGACGCTGGAGGCCTGCCTTTACGGAGGTGACGTTCCCGCCGCTCGGGCGGAATTGCGCGCGCTAGGGCCGCGGCTGAAGCGGGTCGGGCGGCGGCTCTGA
- a CDS encoding transglycosylase domain-containing protein, with protein sequence MPMASSSPSRVKGMFVAALKWGAAICLLGLIGLVVAVAVAMTQLPNYDQLSKRSDLGQMIRVRASDGSLLVSLGPSFGRWLAYDEIPPTMRAAMIAVEDKRFRSHIGVDPIGVARSFKVRLDSGRWRQGGSTITQQLARNIFLTNSRTFGRKVKEAVLALALERKFTKNQILELYLNRVYFGGGAYGIDAASRTFFGHGAERLNLGEAAIVAGLVKAPSNYSPTADVEAARGRASVVLNSMVENGFLPAGEAVAAHPAEVKVQPAAKQNSVRYFTDWTLPQLDTLIDETSEPIDVYTTLDPAMQAAADRAINGYSPPGAQGALVAMDRDGAVRAMVGGRNYVDSIYNRATQAERQPGSSFKLFVYLAALESGMKPSDMVVDKPVTIDGWTPRNSTRTFAGPVSLREAFSRSINTISAQIGDSLGFGTIADMAHRFGISGRISTFPSMVLGTSDVRLIDMTRAFASVQNRGISVVPYAVKKVVTADGRLLYQYQSNEQRVLVAPWVAAEMTDLLQSAVLSGTGRAAQIGRPVAGKTGTTSSNKDGWFIGFSSGLTTGVWMGRDDARTVAGLQGGTAPARAFAAFMKEAVAKRPVEQFETQAPMPDWQLEPDEEAWGFNMEESAPLVDADGNPIATQQPDPLAPEQQRPQDGSQVDQQWLDEVLKRNPENRPPPPRAAPPRQQLPQQQPSEPPPDPLQPRP encoded by the coding sequence ATGCCAATGGCCTCTTCCTCCCCGTCCCGCGTCAAGGGAATGTTCGTCGCGGCCCTGAAATGGGGCGCCGCCATCTGCCTTCTCGGGCTGATCGGCCTCGTCGTCGCCGTTGCGGTCGCCATGACCCAGCTGCCCAACTACGATCAGCTCAGCAAGCGATCCGACCTCGGTCAGATGATCCGGGTCCGCGCCTCCGACGGCAGCTTGCTGGTGTCGCTTGGTCCCAGCTTCGGCCGCTGGCTGGCCTATGACGAAATCCCGCCGACGATGCGCGCGGCGATGATCGCGGTGGAGGACAAGCGGTTCCGTAGCCATATCGGGGTCGATCCGATCGGCGTTGCCCGATCGTTCAAGGTCCGGCTGGACAGCGGACGCTGGCGCCAGGGCGGATCGACCATCACCCAGCAACTGGCCCGAAACATCTTTCTGACCAACAGCCGGACCTTCGGCCGCAAGGTCAAGGAAGCGGTGCTGGCGCTGGCGCTGGAGCGCAAATTCACCAAAAACCAGATCCTCGAGCTGTACCTCAACCGGGTCTACTTCGGCGGCGGCGCTTATGGGATCGATGCGGCCAGCAGGACTTTCTTCGGCCATGGCGCCGAGCGACTGAACCTCGGCGAGGCGGCGATTGTCGCCGGCCTGGTCAAGGCGCCTTCCAACTATTCGCCCACCGCCGACGTCGAAGCCGCTCGCGGCCGGGCGAGCGTGGTCCTGAACTCGATGGTCGAAAATGGTTTCCTGCCAGCGGGCGAGGCGGTCGCTGCCCATCCGGCCGAGGTCAAGGTACAGCCGGCCGCCAAGCAGAACAGCGTCCGCTACTTCACCGATTGGACCCTGCCGCAACTCGATACGCTGATCGACGAGACCAGCGAGCCGATTGATGTCTACACCACGCTCGATCCGGCGATGCAGGCCGCCGCCGACCGGGCGATCAACGGCTACAGCCCGCCGGGAGCCCAGGGCGCGCTGGTGGCGATGGATCGCGACGGCGCGGTCCGGGCGATGGTCGGCGGCCGCAACTATGTCGATTCTATCTACAACCGGGCGACCCAGGCCGAGCGGCAACCCGGTTCGTCTTTCAAGCTGTTCGTTTATCTCGCCGCGCTCGAATCGGGGATGAAGCCGAGCGACATGGTGGTCGACAAGCCGGTGACGATCGATGGCTGGACTCCGCGCAATTCCACGCGGACCTTTGCCGGGCCGGTCTCCTTACGCGAAGCCTTTTCCCGTTCGATCAATACGATCAGCGCCCAGATCGGCGATTCGCTCGGCTTCGGGACGATCGCCGACATGGCCCACCGGTTCGGCATCTCGGGCAGGATATCGACCTTCCCGTCGATGGTCCTTGGAACCAGCGACGTGCGGCTGATCGACATGACCCGGGCTTTCGCGTCGGTCCAGAACCGCGGCATCAGCGTCGTCCCCTACGCGGTCAAAAAGGTGGTCACCGCCGATGGCCGCCTGCTCTACCAATATCAGTCGAACGAGCAGCGAGTGCTGGTGGCGCCATGGGTCGCGGCGGAAATGACCGACCTGCTGCAATCGGCGGTTCTGTCGGGTACCGGCCGCGCCGCCCAGATCGGGCGGCCGGTGGCGGGCAAGACCGGTACGACCTCGTCCAACAAGGACGGCTGGTTCATCGGTTTTTCGAGCGGGCTTACGACTGGTGTCTGGATGGGCCGGGACGATGCCAGGACGGTTGCCGGGCTTCAGGGCGGCACCGCGCCGGCAAGGGCCTTCGCCGCGTTCATGAAGGAGGCGGTGGCCAAACGGCCGGTCGAACAGTTTGAGACCCAGGCGCCAATGCCGGATTGGCAGCTTGAGCCTGACGAGGAAGCGTGGGGCTTCAACATGGAAGAGTCGGCCCCGCTGGTCGATGCCGACGGCAACCCGATCGCCACCCAGCAGCCGGACCCGCTCGCCCCGGAGCAGCAGCGGCCCCAGGATGGTAGCCAGGTCGACCAGCAATGGCTGGACGAGGTGCTGAAGCGCAATCCAGAGAACCGGCCCCCGCCGCCGCGCGCGGCACCGCCACGACAACAGCTACCCCAACAGCAACCGTCAGAGCCGCCGCCCGACCCGCTTCAGCCGCGGCCCTAG
- a CDS encoding DUF4402 domain-containing protein, whose translation MTAQFTLALLGVLGLAAPAMPQDVRVPCSLCTPNSELPDDKPANPVKLDVEVNLDFDRLVLTGVGDGSAELGPDGARNATGSITAISARAMVGEVMIRGEPDRYVRIELPRQIELHGYSGGVIRLESLRSDLPQMPRLDGTGRLKFRVGGVLHVTGDLSGAFRGDVPIDVDYL comes from the coding sequence ATGACCGCCCAGTTCACCCTGGCGCTGCTTGGCGTCTTGGGGTTGGCCGCGCCTGCGATGCCGCAGGACGTGCGGGTCCCGTGCAGCCTGTGCACACCGAATTCCGAACTACCCGACGACAAGCCCGCCAATCCGGTCAAGCTGGATGTCGAGGTCAATCTCGACTTCGATCGCCTGGTCCTTACCGGGGTGGGTGACGGCAGCGCCGAGCTAGGCCCGGACGGTGCGCGCAACGCCACCGGCTCGATCACCGCGATCAGCGCACGGGCGATGGTTGGCGAAGTAATGATTCGCGGCGAGCCCGACAGATATGTTCGAATCGAGTTGCCGCGCCAGATCGAACTACACGGCTACTCCGGGGGCGTCATTCGCCTCGAATCGCTGCGATCGGACCTGCCGCAAATGCCGCGGCTCGATGGTACCGGCCGCCTCAAGTTCCGGGTCGGCGGCGTGCTCCATGTGACTGGCGATCTTAGCGGCGCGTTCCGCGGTGATGTGCCGATCGACGTTGACTATCTATAG
- a CDS encoding DUF4402 domain-containing protein — protein MTNFVRLAALAAAATIAATPAMAAPLPATPVAKARVNIVKPLTLAATRDLHFGTIVVTGNDSVSINQAGTVTCGAAANVTCDTTGAQSAQFHVTGANNQLVRITATASSLVNGAASLAFTPSAPANVTLPNSGAAGTDFNVGGTVAVLASSPEGLYVGDINVTVEY, from the coding sequence ATGACCAATTTCGTTCGCCTGGCGGCGCTGGCCGCCGCCGCGACCATTGCCGCGACTCCGGCCATGGCCGCTCCCTTGCCCGCGACTCCGGTCGCCAAGGCGCGCGTCAACATCGTCAAGCCGCTGACCCTGGCCGCGACCCGTGACCTTCACTTCGGCACCATCGTCGTCACCGGCAACGACAGCGTGTCAATTAACCAGGCTGGCACCGTCACCTGCGGTGCCGCTGCCAATGTCACCTGCGATACCACTGGCGCGCAGTCGGCCCAGTTTCATGTTACCGGTGCCAACAACCAGCTCGTGAGGATCACCGCGACGGCATCCAGCCTGGTCAACGGGGCGGCCTCGCTCGCGTTCACGCCAAGCGCCCCGGCCAATGTGACGCTTCCAAATTCGGGCGCCGCAGGCACCGACTTCAACGTCGGTGGCACCGTCGCGGTCCTGGCTTCGTCGCCGGAAGGTCTTTACGTCGGCGACATCAACGTCACCGTCGAATATTGA
- a CDS encoding fimbrial biogenesis chaperone, with translation MVATLSRRLAAFALAAPVLMLASPAAEAGVGDLLVAPTRVVLDGRRGAEVILNNIGDDVATYRVTAELRRMTPDGNLVDVTDPNAGEKAAQEMLLYAPRRITLPPNQPQAIRLSARAPEGLPDGEYRVHMLFRAVPPPRPQVAPEKIDGVAFQLRPIYGVTIPVIIRLGRLEAKAAIANVRKVTAEGRPAISLDINRAGDRSTFGAIKVFKAGIAEPIALVSGIAVYTEIGQRSVTIPIDPAQVANANGQVTVQYVEPTDTGPVTLAETTAVLR, from the coding sequence ATGGTCGCTACCCTGTCCCGTCGTCTTGCCGCCTTTGCCCTGGCCGCGCCCGTCCTGATGCTGGCGTCGCCGGCAGCCGAGGCGGGGGTCGGCGACCTGCTGGTCGCGCCGACGCGGGTTGTCCTTGACGGACGCCGCGGGGCCGAAGTGATCCTCAATAACATCGGCGACGATGTCGCCACCTATCGGGTCACGGCTGAGCTTCGGCGGATGACTCCCGACGGCAATCTGGTCGACGTGACCGATCCCAATGCCGGCGAGAAGGCAGCGCAGGAAATGCTGCTCTACGCGCCGCGGCGGATTACCCTGCCACCCAATCAGCCGCAGGCGATCCGCCTGTCGGCTCGCGCGCCCGAGGGCCTGCCGGACGGCGAATATCGGGTGCATATGCTGTTTCGGGCCGTTCCTCCGCCCCGGCCGCAGGTTGCGCCGGAGAAGATTGACGGCGTCGCGTTCCAGTTGCGGCCGATCTACGGCGTGACCATTCCGGTGATCATCCGTCTCGGCCGTCTCGAGGCCAAGGCCGCCATTGCCAATGTCCGCAAGGTGACCGCAGAGGGCAGGCCGGCGATATCCCTTGATATCAACCGTGCCGGCGACCGTTCGACTTTTGGCGCGATCAAGGTGTTCAAGGCCGGCATAGCCGAACCCATCGCGCTGGTCAGCGGCATCGCCGTCTACACCGAAATCGGACAGCGTTCGGTGACCATCCCGATCGATCCGGCCCAGGTCGCCAATGCCAATGGCCAGGTTACCGTCCAATATGTCGAGCCGACCGACACCGGTCCGGTGACGCTCGCGGAAACCACCGCGGTTCTCCGCTAG
- a CDS encoding MSCRAMM family protein — protein MQGPIRWMRGALACAALVVAGAVAAWAASPVGPAWTADPEEQFLLDVNIRQLRLGDGVRAYATPEGTCVVFGDFLTTLDLPMKIDLAARKASGWAFHEENKIDIDQAAGTARFGDKQEKISEGTIRETPEGWCVDSAALGRWFNLGVKPVMQGSVLMLDSEAKLPVELAREREQRAARLRPASMPLEGLPQVKLPYRMWRAPALDFIVHAGATYQASTGMRVDRSASVLAAGEIARLSYDSMLSTDQKGRSETLRITAYRSDPDGGLLGPLNATHFAVGDVQTLAHRLIPGSTGRGLEVTNRPLFNPVAFDRTRFDGDLPSGWDAELYRNGELLALSHSDGSQRYAFEDIALNYGDNRFEIVLYGPQGQRRSRLETINVGQSQVPAGQTWYWAGISQPNRNLVGNLLDRDDGGGFERLNGRVDFSRADLQAAVQLEHGLSKRTSIGALAAMLLADNEKLTFVEGSVRQSIGTSLVEVAIARDGRGGTAGRLAAVAQLGSVNLSADALVANNFVVNGERERRYREGRLSLDAPIRLGRQSIVAHTDVRLADRGDGNRSVGAIGRLSTNINNFNLTTLIDWQHQLGRSSNFNDDKLELGLLATGRIKSVRLRGEARWEFQPQSRFRSAEVSAYWSASDKADWEGALGYDASGRRGHARISHIRRFNSLAAAASLEASTDGSVAAGINLNFSLDSSGGGFKLTNQRLASTGLVEARVYRDNNDNGVRDPTEPWQAGATITTGQRVSEDATDRQGLVRVGGLQPYQPIAVGIDTSSLDDPSLAPRKALQVVVPRPGVSAKIEIGLVGSGDVEGVLAQSDGRGFEGLDIELIDSAGKVVATGRSDYDGFFLFDRIPYGRYSLRLTAESAGAAGVAAAIDRTIELNAQKSVIRLGVIRILKSPQIALSATGGSAVQSPH, from the coding sequence ATGCAGGGGCCCATCCGGTGGATGCGCGGCGCCTTGGCGTGCGCAGCGCTGGTCGTGGCCGGCGCTGTTGCTGCATGGGCCGCGAGCCCGGTTGGCCCTGCCTGGACCGCGGACCCCGAGGAGCAGTTCCTGCTCGACGTCAACATTCGCCAGCTGCGGCTCGGCGACGGGGTCCGGGCCTATGCGACGCCCGAAGGTACCTGCGTGGTGTTCGGCGACTTCCTCACCACGCTCGACCTGCCGATGAAGATCGATCTGGCGGCGAGGAAGGCTTCCGGCTGGGCTTTCCACGAGGAGAACAAGATCGACATCGACCAGGCGGCCGGAACCGCCCGCTTTGGCGACAAGCAGGAAAAGATCAGCGAAGGGACGATTCGCGAGACGCCGGAGGGGTGGTGCGTCGACAGCGCCGCGCTCGGCCGCTGGTTCAACCTCGGCGTCAAGCCAGTCATGCAGGGATCGGTGCTCATGCTCGATTCCGAAGCGAAGCTGCCGGTCGAGCTTGCCCGCGAGCGCGAGCAGCGTGCCGCCCGGCTGCGGCCGGCCTCAATGCCGCTCGAGGGGCTTCCGCAGGTAAAGTTGCCCTATCGGATGTGGCGCGCTCCAGCGCTGGACTTCATCGTCCATGCCGGCGCGACCTATCAGGCGTCGACCGGAATGAGGGTCGATCGCAGCGCATCGGTGCTGGCGGCCGGCGAAATCGCCCGCCTGTCCTATGACAGCATGCTGTCCACCGACCAAAAGGGCCGGTCGGAAACACTCAGGATCACCGCCTATCGTTCGGATCCCGACGGCGGCCTGCTGGGACCGCTCAACGCAACCCATTTCGCGGTCGGCGACGTGCAAACCCTGGCCCACCGGCTGATACCGGGTTCCACCGGCCGCGGTCTGGAGGTCACCAATCGGCCCCTGTTCAACCCTGTGGCGTTCGACCGGACCCGCTTCGACGGCGATTTGCCTTCGGGATGGGATGCGGAGCTTTATCGCAACGGAGAATTACTTGCATTAAGCCATTCGGACGGCTCGCAGCGCTATGCGTTCGAGGACATTGCGCTGAACTACGGCGATAATCGGTTCGAAATCGTGCTTTATGGCCCGCAGGGGCAACGCCGAAGCCGATTGGAGACCATCAATGTCGGCCAGAGCCAGGTTCCCGCGGGGCAAACCTGGTATTGGGCCGGAATCAGCCAGCCAAACCGCAATCTGGTCGGCAATTTGCTGGATCGAGACGATGGCGGCGGGTTCGAACGCCTGAACGGGCGCGTGGATTTTTCGCGCGCCGATCTTCAGGCTGCAGTGCAATTGGAACATGGCCTCAGCAAGCGCACCTCGATCGGAGCGCTTGCCGCTATGCTATTGGCAGACAATGAGAAATTGACATTCGTCGAAGGCTCGGTGCGCCAGTCGATTGGCACGTCGCTGGTCGAGGTCGCCATCGCGCGCGACGGGCGGGGCGGTACCGCGGGGCGGCTTGCCGCGGTCGCGCAGCTTGGCTCGGTCAACCTTAGCGCCGATGCCCTGGTGGCGAACAATTTCGTGGTCAATGGCGAACGCGAACGGCGCTACCGGGAAGGCCGGCTCTCGCTCGATGCCCCGATCAGGCTTGGCCGGCAGAGCATCGTCGCCCACACGGACGTGCGCCTGGCCGATCGCGGCGACGGCAATCGCTCGGTCGGCGCGATTGGGCGATTGTCTACCAATATCAATAATTTCAACCTTACAACCCTAATCGACTGGCAGCACCAGCTGGGACGATCGTCGAATTTCAACGACGACAAGCTCGAGCTCGGCCTGCTGGCGACCGGACGAATCAAATCGGTCCGGCTGCGCGGCGAGGCACGCTGGGAGTTCCAGCCGCAAAGCCGGTTCCGAAGCGCCGAAGTCAGCGCCTATTGGTCGGCGTCCGACAAGGCCGATTGGGAGGGGGCACTTGGCTATGACGCTTCCGGCAGGCGTGGCCACGCCCGAATTTCACACATTCGCCGCTTCAACAGCCTGGCGGCCGCGGCCTCGCTGGAGGCCAGCACCGACGGCAGCGTCGCCGCCGGCATCAACCTCAATTTTTCCCTCGATTCGTCCGGCGGAGGATTCAAGCTGACCAACCAGCGGCTCGCTTCGACCGGATTGGTCGAAGCGCGTGTCTATCGCGACAATAATGACAATGGCGTGCGCGATCCGACGGAGCCGTGGCAGGCCGGAGCGACGATCACCACCGGCCAGCGCGTGTCTGAAGACGCCACCGACAGGCAAGGGCTTGTCCGGGTTGGCGGTCTGCAACCGTATCAGCCGATCGCGGTCGGCATCGATACGTCGAGTCTCGACGACCCCTCTCTTGCTCCCAGAAAAGCGCTGCAAGTCGTGGTTCCGCGCCCCGGCGTCTCCGCCAAGATCGAGATCGGCCTGGTCGGATCGGGCGACGTCGAAGGGGTGCTTGCACAGAGCGACGGGCGCGGCTTCGAAGGCCTCGATATCGAGCTGATCGACTCCGCCGGGAAAGTCGTCGCTACCGGCCGAAGCGACTATGACGGCTTCTTCCTGTTCGACCGGATCCCTTATGGGCGCTACAGTTTGCGCCTAACGGCCGAATCCGCGGGCGCCGCGGGCGTGGCGGCGGCGATCGATCGCACGATTGAGCTCAACGCGCAGAAATCGGTGATCCGACTGGGCGTGATCCGCATCCTGAAGTCGCCCCAAATTGCCCTGTCGGCAACCGGCGGTAGCGCGGTCCAGAGCCCGCATTAA